One stretch of Pieris brassicae chromosome 8, ilPieBrab1.1, whole genome shotgun sequence DNA includes these proteins:
- the LOC123713865 gene encoding inositol oxygenase-like, protein MKDRLKDTLGMIDPSLLLRPETVYEDKPVANFRDYTIDDNDPIRERVRKTYYTMHTNMTVDFVQSKMDKWLKFNHFKASMKEALYKMNELVDESDPDLDLPNIVHAFQTAERIREDHPNDDWFHLIGLIHDVGKVMAFYDEPQWCVVGDTFAVGCKWGKNIVYGDDSFKDNPDTYNHKYNTLHGMYEPNCGIENLMISWGHDEYLYRVLVHNGAKVPVEGLWMIRYHSFYPWHAGGDYEHLTKKEDEKIKEAVIKFNQYDLYTKSTVVPDIDALWPYYEGLIDKYIPGVLEW, encoded by the exons ATGAAGGACAGACTTAAA gATACACTGGGTATGATAGACCCGTCACTTCTCCTGCGGCCGGAGACAGTGTACGAAGACAAACCAGTTGCAAATTTCCGCGATTATACCATCGACGACAATGATCCAATTCGGGAGCGCGTGCGCAAGACCTATTACACAATGCATACAAATATGACCGTGGACTTCGTGCAAT CTAAAATGGACAAATGGTTAAAGTTTAACCACTTCAAAGCTTCAATGAAGGAGGCGCTATACAAAATGAACGAATTAGTTGACGAATCGGATCCCGATTTAGACCTGCCCAACATTGTACACGCGTTTCAAACAGCGGAACGGATACGGGAGGACCATCCAAATGACGACTGGTTCCATCTTATTGGATTGATACATGATGTTGGCAAG GTTATGGCATTCTATGATGAACCACAATGGTGTGTTGTGGGAGACACGTTCGCTGTGGGCTGCAAATGGGGCAAGAATATTGTTTATGGCGATGACAGCTTCAAGGACAACCCTGACACctataatcataaatataa CACACTCCACGGAATGTATGAACCAAATTGTGGCATTGAGAATCTCATGATATCGTGGGGCCACGATGAGTATTTGTATCGTGTGTTGGTTCACAATGGTGCGAAGGTTCCGGTCGAAGGACTGTGGATGATACG atATCATTCATTCTACCCATGGCATGCAGGCGGTGATTACGAACACCTCACAAAAAAGGAAGATGAGAAAATCAAGGAAGCTGTCATCAAATTCAA CCAATACGACTTATACACAAAGAGCACAGTAGTACCCGACATCGATGCCTTATGGCCTTACTACGAGGGTCTTATTGATAAGTACATACCAGGAGTCTTGGAGTGGTGA
- the LOC123713866 gene encoding inositol oxygenase-like isoform X2, whose product MTDGPVVMIDPSQLLRPEPTFNDKPIQAYRDYTIDDTDPIKERVRRTYYAMHTKMTVDLAKEKREKWLKFNHFKATVKEALIRLNEVVDESDPDLDLPNIVHAFQTAERIRQDHPNDDWFHLIGLIHDLGKVMALYGEPQWCVVGDTFAVGCKWANAIVYGPESFKDNPDTYNPKYNTPHGMYKPHCGLDNLMISWSHDEYLYQFLKHNKSTLPEKGLVMIRYHSFYPWHSGGEYRHLTNEKDEETLKYVTEFNKYDLYTKSEKIPDIEALWPYYEKLIEKYIPGVCEW is encoded by the exons ATGACGGAC ggACCCGTAGTCATGATTGATCCGTCGCAGTTGTTGAGACCGGAACCAACATTTAACGACAAGCCAATCCAGGCATACCGTGACTATACCATTGATGACACAGATCCTATTAAGGAGCGCGTGCGCAGAACATACTACGCGATGCACACCAAAATGACCGTTGATCTTGCTAAAg AAAAGCGTGAGAAATGGTTAAAATTCAACCACTTCAAGGCGACTGTGAAAGAGGCTCTTATCCGTCTCAACGAGGTGGTGGACGAGTCTGATCCCGATCTGGACCTTCCCAACATAGTACACGCGTTCCAGACTGCCGAGAGAATTCGACAGGACCATCCTAATGATGACTGGTTCCATCTCATTGGCCTAATACATGACTTGGGGAAG GTGATGGCGCTGTATGGAGAGCCGCAATGGTGTGTAGTAGGAGACACGTTTGCTGTTGGTTGTAAGTGGGCCAATGCCATCGTCTACGGCCCAGAAAGCTTCAAAGATAATCCCGATACTTACAACCCTAAGTACAA TACTCCACACGGTATGTACAAACCTCACTGTGGTCTGGACAATCTGATGATATCATGGAGTCACGATGAATATCTGTATCAATTTCTTAAACACAACAAGAGTACGCTGCCTGAAAAAGGATTGGTTATGATCAG GTACCACTCTTTTTATCCATGGCACTCCGGTGGAGAGTATCGCCACCTTACTAACGAGAAGGACGAGGAAACACTTAAATACGTCACAGAATTCAA taAGTACGACCTCTACACAAAAAGTGAAAAGATACCAGACATCGAAGCATTGTGGCCGTACTACGAGAaacttattgaaaaatatatacctgGTGTTTGCGAATGGTAg
- the LOC123713866 gene encoding inositol oxygenase-like isoform X1, protein MTDKGPVVMIDPSQLLRPEPTFNDKPIQAYRDYTIDDTDPIKERVRRTYYAMHTKMTVDLAKEKREKWLKFNHFKATVKEALIRLNEVVDESDPDLDLPNIVHAFQTAERIRQDHPNDDWFHLIGLIHDLGKVMALYGEPQWCVVGDTFAVGCKWANAIVYGPESFKDNPDTYNPKYNTPHGMYKPHCGLDNLMISWSHDEYLYQFLKHNKSTLPEKGLVMIRYHSFYPWHSGGEYRHLTNEKDEETLKYVTEFNKYDLYTKSEKIPDIEALWPYYEKLIEKYIPGVCEW, encoded by the exons ATGACGGAC aagggACCCGTAGTCATGATTGATCCGTCGCAGTTGTTGAGACCGGAACCAACATTTAACGACAAGCCAATCCAGGCATACCGTGACTATACCATTGATGACACAGATCCTATTAAGGAGCGCGTGCGCAGAACATACTACGCGATGCACACCAAAATGACCGTTGATCTTGCTAAAg AAAAGCGTGAGAAATGGTTAAAATTCAACCACTTCAAGGCGACTGTGAAAGAGGCTCTTATCCGTCTCAACGAGGTGGTGGACGAGTCTGATCCCGATCTGGACCTTCCCAACATAGTACACGCGTTCCAGACTGCCGAGAGAATTCGACAGGACCATCCTAATGATGACTGGTTCCATCTCATTGGCCTAATACATGACTTGGGGAAG GTGATGGCGCTGTATGGAGAGCCGCAATGGTGTGTAGTAGGAGACACGTTTGCTGTTGGTTGTAAGTGGGCCAATGCCATCGTCTACGGCCCAGAAAGCTTCAAAGATAATCCCGATACTTACAACCCTAAGTACAA TACTCCACACGGTATGTACAAACCTCACTGTGGTCTGGACAATCTGATGATATCATGGAGTCACGATGAATATCTGTATCAATTTCTTAAACACAACAAGAGTACGCTGCCTGAAAAAGGATTGGTTATGATCAG GTACCACTCTTTTTATCCATGGCACTCCGGTGGAGAGTATCGCCACCTTACTAACGAGAAGGACGAGGAAACACTTAAATACGTCACAGAATTCAA taAGTACGACCTCTACACAAAAAGTGAAAAGATACCAGACATCGAAGCATTGTGGCCGTACTACGAGAaacttattgaaaaatatatacctgGTGTTTGCGAATGGTAg